Below is a genomic region from Miscanthus floridulus cultivar M001 chromosome 1, ASM1932011v1, whole genome shotgun sequence.
TTAACGTTCGTGGCCGTTAACTTCCTTCCTCCggatatccctaatatcgatacccgacaactAGTGATTGTTGGAATGTGATCTCTCTGCTAACATATAAATCGTCAATAATTATTAGGTACCAAATAATGTCTATTGTATTATAGAACCTTTTGCCATGATCGGCGACATCTCTAAGCTTTCTAGGGTTGGGCCCCTAGGCCCGCAGCGCATATAAATAAGGGGGTGATGCTCCCAAGACTTCCTCGATGTATTCACACCAAGAAACACCCGAACCGATCTATTAGGCGCTGAAGCGTCTGGAAGGTCATCTGCCCACGTTCGTTCAGTTATTCCAAGACCTACATCAAGTTCTTCACCAACCAAAAGCATCAATCCCCAATATGGTGAAGACTAATATATACTTCATCTATATCTATAGAGGCACTCAGATAATATCTACAAACTCTGGTTAGCCACTAATATCTAATTTCTGCATAGGATTGAGTTAGTGATCATGTCTAGACTAAGGTAATATCCTGTTAAACTAAGTTTTAATTCAACAGTGACACGTAGCAATGTACGTACACTTAACACTTAGAGGGGCCAATGTCTACATTTTATGGACCAGAGAAATAAACGGAAACAAAAAACCTAGACTCAGGCTATAATTGGTTGGGAGATTCAATTCACTTCAATCTTGTGGGGCACCTTGCATGCCGCCTGTTAAATTAACATGTGTATTCCAATAACTCAACCATGATAGCGGCTAGCTCCTCgcgtgaagaaaaagaaagagtaaCGAAAGGGAGACGACCGTGTATGGAACCATAGTGTATAGTGGGAGTGGAGGAGTAGGATCATTATCTTAGAGATGCAGAGATATATACGATGACAAAAGAGCCATATCAATAGAATGCGGGGCTAAAAAATATCAACGAAATTTTAAGAGTTTCAACATTTTAGTTACGAGTGAAAGAAAATACTTATACTGAAATCTCAGACCCTAGTTTGCATCTTGCTTTCTTTCAACACTAGAGGACCTTGGAGCATGTTTTATTTCTCATTACAATTTTCATCAGAGCTACACGTTGGCCAACTTGGACCCTAGCCCCCTTGGCCCACAAAACATCGAGTCGTGCAATGCATGTATATTGGAGGCCCATGCACCCCAGCCCAGACTCACGTAAGCTTCCCTCTTGTGTCGTCGAATTTCGATTGGGAAGCACAGCACTTTAGAGCAACTATAACAAGTTAGCCAAAGGCCCGTTTGGTCACTTCACTACTCAAGCTTTTTTTTTTCCAGCTCTATGAACAACTTCACCGGTAGAGCTATAGTTGTTTTGGTAAATCGTATGACAAAACAGCTCCGCATCTAGAGCTCCTTAAAATGTGCTCTTACAGAACCCTATACAGGACCAACTAAGACGAGGTAAAGCCGGGTGAAGCTACTATTTTCTTCAGTTGCAACCCACCCCAAACCTTTATGAGAGCACGATTTAAGGGGCTTTCTAGGTGAAACCATTTTGCTTTACCCCTTTGACGCAAAACAGCTCCAAACGGCTCTAAAAATCGATGAAAAAGctgtgccaaacggggcctaaaaatATATTCTAAAATCTATCATTTAATCATTCTGTAAAATAAAATTTCCAGAAAAAAAACATGAGTTCTCCTAGAGCTGCTCTTACGATGTAAAGTGACCTATCTATTTGTTTGTAAAAGGTTAATCTACGATTCGATCCTTGTATGGTTTGGACTGTAGAGGCCTTTTTAAGTTTACAAGTGTTCTCTTTTACTATAGAAACTTGTTCCATCACAAACGATTGCATTTAACTTTAACTGTTGTGAAATATTTGGCGTTAAACTCATTTTGTTAGGTACTGCTTATCCTATTTCATGAACGTTCACTGTTATTTTGAATATGGCAGGCATCCTGATATATTATTTATGCTTTGCAGACTTGAGTTTACAACTTGGAGCAACACTTTGATTATGTATCCTTCAACAAAGCAGGAAGAGAAGAACGTAACAAGCGACTCGCTGGAGGACTTCAAAGTTACTTCTTTCTAGCTACGTCACTACGTGGCCGGTCGGCCCTAACAATGCATCATGCAGCGATAGATGACACTCCAGAGTAAAAGGATTAGGTCCAAACATGATAAAAGGATCGTGCCCAAGGGCCTAAAAGGGGCAAGGATTGGAGCAGGGTATAATTTTAATTGGGTAGAATTGGATCGGATTGTAACTATTAAAACGTGAATTGGATTAGTATCAAGCCACTCCTAAAATATTTAGGACTGAGGTAGGGTCAGGGCTGCATTACAATCTAGTGGCAATCACCAGGAGGAGAGGATTTGCTATAAAAAAAAAACGGGAGGCAGAGGAACACTCTTATTTTATTAATATTTAATAATCCAGCCAGTATAGTCCACAAACCAAACCATAAGACACAGATACGGATGCAAATACTGAATCATCACACGACACACCGTCGAGACCATGCCTCACCTTCGAGCTCCCTCTCACGAACATCTGCTTCCGCGGGCCGCCGTGCAGTGCCGCCGTGGCAGCGCGATCAGCCCAGCTTTGCCACGGTGCCAAATCCCGCCGTTGCAGCGTTGGCGGCCGCAGGGTTCGCAGAGCTGGCAGCGGCTGGCGATCAGCCAGCTTTACCATGGTGCCAAATCCCGCCGTTGCGGCGTCGGCAGCCGCGGGATCCGCAGAGCTGGCCGCGGCGGCGGAGCCGGCAGCCACAGCCCTGGCGACCACTGGCAGAGCCAGGGGGGGCATGCCCCCCTCCCCCCCAAGATTTTTACGCTATAGGAACCGGCGCCAAACAGTTTGCACAGGTAAAGACTTGCTATTTTTTTCATACTCTTATCATGTCAGAAATTTTGAGGCTCCCAAACATGTATTTTTTTACACTCTTCCTGCACTTCAGGTGCCTGAAAATATTTGAGATTTCAGGCGACGGGAATTTCAGATTGGGGAAGGGACTCCTGGATGATGAGGGTATTTCTATACTTTGGCAATTCTTGCAACCATCGAATAAACATTGTAATATAGACTAGACACAAGCACTTCTGGGCTTGATTTTTATTGACGGCCTCAGAAATAACAACTCCCCAAGACAGGTAGCAGTAGGCCAAGGGCGCAGAAAGTTACCGTTGATTTCCCATCAATCGTTTCACGTTGGTCGCCTGAGACGAGGCCAAATTTCAGGCACCTGATTAATAGCATGTCCCATTTTTTTATACTCTTATTGCGTCGAAAATTTTGAGGCTTCTGTAGCGGGGCACGGGCATATGCTAGTTTTTAGGAAAAAGGTGAAATAATGAGCGTCCCGCCGGGTGCGCCCCGCTCTTCCTGAGATCGCTCGAGTCGTTAGAGCGCATTTGGCAGTGTTCCGCAGGCATGTGCTTCGTATTTACTGTATACTAGAAAACGATAATGGTTCTTTACAAAAATTAAGGAGCAACAATACAAGATGAGTATGTCTAGCCAATAGCGTGTTGTTTTAGTCCCTCCCAAGTTCCAACCATCATATTTTTGTATATGCACTTACACTATTTTATAGTTATGTTTACACTGCCGTATATTATATTTACAATAATTTCTTCAATGTAATTTACTGGACAGAGTGATGTAATTTGGTAATAACACAAATACATGCCAAATTTTTCGTGAACGTTCACTGTATTTTGAATATGGTAGCCATCCTGATATATTATTTATGACTTTGCAGATTTGAGAGTTTACAACATGGAGCAACACTTTGATTATGTATCCTTCAACAAAGCGGGAAGATAAGAACGTAACAAGCAACTCGCTGGAGGACTTAAAGTGCAAATTGAGGTGTTGTCCGGTGTCTGCTGATGCAGATGGATACTGAGGAGCAGGGTTTTTAATTTCGGCCAACACCGAAGTTACCGAATTTCGTAAAATTCAGTCGAAATTCCACGATTTTTTTAAAGACTACCACATGAAgtatgttttttttctaaaaaatatagATCTAAACAAATATTACCATTGATTTATGATTTGAACAGAATAGagaaatatgcaatataaacactAGAAAATATATGTCTAGGTTATATAGCACATGtattaatatattaaaaaaaattcaaaattttctttcggccaccaccgaaattcGTGAAATGTCGTTGAAATTTTGAATCCTGCTGAGGAGGCCCTTGCAAATCAGCAAAGGGCAATGCCTTCTACAATGGTGATGGGTGTTGAAGGAATAGACGAGGTGGCACTCAAGCCTGGTCGTAATAAGCAAGTCCCAGAGGAACTCTAGAGAAAGAAAATTGAGGACCTTAGGCACCTTCTGATCTCTGAAGCACGAACGACAGACAATGGCCATATACTGCACGAACGAGGCCAGCCCAAGCAATACGTTTTCACAAGTTTGTTTTTTTGTTCAAATTATAGCAGTACAAATCATGAGTTTATCCACACATTCTGTAGCTGTAGGATAGTAACACAGCAGCAGAACATCAAACCCATCTCCTGCCAAGCTTTGAGCAGCGCCAGCGTGTTCGGCTGATCTAGAAACAAGCTGATTTCGACCACGTAGTGTTCTGTGAGAAAGAACAAGCTGAGAGTAAATCAGCCGAACACGTAGCCTCGAACGTGGCATACCGTTACCCAGtcacccaccccaccccaccccacccctacCTCGGTCGCAGCTTCCCTTTTACGTACACTATTGCGCGGTGCACGCACCGATCGACGACACGGCGGTCGGCCGGCGCAGCTTATGTATGAGTAAGTATTGTTGAGGTAGTAGTAGCGTACGTATCACCATCTAGTGGAACACGGGCAATGGGTGGGAACGCCGGCCACCTGCACATCAATGGGTGAGCTCGACGGCGGCCTCGTGCACGAGCGGCTGGGTGGCGTGCGCGACGCCCTCGGCCTCGCGCTCCACCTGCTCCCGGCACGCCTCCCGTGCGCCCGGCTGGGACATGCGCTTGACGAAGGCGGCGAAGCGGCGCCAGTTGTCGGGCTGGAACAGATCGGGCCCCATGCGCAGGTACGTGAACGCCACCATGCGGTCCTCGGCCGCCCTGTCGGCGGCCGTGGCCACCACCTGGTCGTGCGCCGTCTCGTCGTAGCGTGGCAGCGCGTTCTCCCCGGCCAGCCCGACACCGGCCTCCCGCGCCGCGGCGGCCACTTGATGCACCAGCGCCTCGGGGCGGCACTGCGCGTCCTGCGGCTGCTCGTGGTCCCGCATCTCGACGCACGTGAAGTTGAGCACGGTGCCGTGGCGCGCCAGCATGCGCGCAATGGGCGCGTACCCGTCGTGCTGCCGGGTGTTGTAGTACCCCGCCGTCAGCTCCGCCGCGTGGGACCGGGTGCCGTAGTGCCAGTGGATcccggccaccttcaccgagatcTTCACGCCGGGGGACCCCGTGAACACGCCCGTCGCCGCCGACAGGATGCGCTCGCCGTGCTCCAGCAGCATCTGCGAGTACCAGCTCATGAAGAACTGCCCGTACTCCGTGCTCCACCCGCCCTCGCGACGGAAGAAGCCCGTGTCCTCCGGCCAGTCCTTGTAGCCGCCGGAGTCGCCAGGACCCGCGTTGCCCCACTCCGGCTTGCCCACGGCCTCGGCAGCCGCCTTCAAGCTACTCAACATGTACTGCATGAATGCACATGGATATCGCAGCAGGTCAGTTACAAGCTCTGAGAGGGGTTAAAAAAAACGAACGAGCACGCACGATGTACCCTGTCATAGCACTGGAACTCGCCGATGCCAGGGAAGGACCAGGTGCCGTTGCTCTCCGGGTAGGACGGGTAGCGCAGCTCGCCGGCGGGGCCCATGCCGACCTGGATCTCCACGATGGTGTTGCCCATGAAGGTGGCGAAGCGGTCGCGGAAGGCGCGCATGAAGTCGGCGTAGCACTGGATGGGCGTGCGGCCCTTGAGCACGGGCTGCGCGTCGCAGCCTAGGGAGACGTACTCGTAGTTCCGGCGGCCGCTCCGGTCGGTGTAGGCCAGGTCCTGGTCCTTGTCCATCTCCTCCACAACCCATCTCGGGAGCGGTATGCTGCAACGTCCAATGGCAATTAAGTAGTTCGTCAGTGTCTAATTCACAaaccttgtcgtcgacccgaCCTACGCAGGATCACATGGCAGGAAACTAAAAAAGCATATCTTTGATCAGGATTATGGGTTCTGGAGCCTGAACTTCTTCAGTTCTGCTCACGGATCTCGTGGCAGATCACATTCAGAGTCGGCAGGAAGACGGAAGCGCCACTGTTTATAAGGAGAAAAAAGGACGACTTTTCTTCAGGTTATTCAGATTAACGGATGGTGAACATGTGCTTCTCCGTGGCTCAATGGTTCACGGGGACCTTGCGTTCAGTCCACATCCACTAGTGTGTAGTGGATGCAATTTTCGGACTTTCCAGAGTAGAAAAAAGTCCAgttaaaaacaaaggaaaaagtgCAGATCTTTCTTTGCCACTGACTTGGACAGTTCTCGGCATCACGGAAGGCCCGTTGGTAACGAAAAATCCAGAGCTAATCGACGGTAAAACTCGTGAATGTGTCAGAATTTTGTGAAAGATTTCTTCTAATAATATAACAATATGCAGGTTTTGAATATAGCACTGATCATTTGTGCATGTTCTTTCGTCTAAAAATTAATGTCAACGAATTTAGGTTTAATCTAGAGAATGTGAGGCAAGAACAAAAACACTGGTGAAGCAGCATAGGAGTAATAAGTGGTAAGCAAAGATGCGAAGAAGAAGAGGCAGAGGTAGACACGTACGTGACTGAATCACCGACGTTGCCGCCGCACTGGTGGAAGGACATGACGGCCTGGACCTTGAGCCCGGTCTTCCTGGCCATCTCCATGAGCTCCATGTACCCGTTGAAGTTGTACTGCCCGGGGCCATCGGCCTCGGCGATGCCCCACCAGACGTCCACCATGATGCCCTCCACGCCGGCGCTCTTGAGCGCCGCCAGGCTGGCCTCGACGGCCTTCCGCCGGTTGAGCGAGTTGCCGTCCTTGCGCACGGTGTCGAGCGGCATCATCACGAAGACGGGCACCCCGGCCTTGCTCCGGAGCTCGGCGGCGACGTCGGCGTGCTCCGCCTCGTCGGGCAAGCTCTCCGCCACCAGCGCCTGGCACGCCATGGCCAGGTCGGGCTTCACCGCGTCCGGCGGCTGCGCGGGGGCCGCGTCCACCGTCATCGTCTGCATCTGGAGCGCGGGCGCCGGGGCGGCGCCCGCCGACACGGACGGCGTCGCCACGGTGGCGGCCGCCGCGACGACGGCGGAGCGTGGCGCCGTCGGTGCCACCGTGACGGCCGCGGCTGCCGCGCCGGTCTGGTGGGCGAGGTTGAGCGCCATCATTCACAGCGGTTGGTTGGGATCGGATTGGACTCGAATGGGCGACGAGATCAGACCACCAAGAACGAAGAAGAGGAAGTCTGGCTGGCCGGAGCGAGAGATGGATCTTGCTTGGCCTTGGTGTCTGGAAATGGATTCGGTCCGGGACCCTGGGGACTCCCCTCCTGCTGCGATGCGACGGCGATCTGGACTGGGGATTCGGTTATTATTACGGGGAAAGGGAAAGGGAGCCCCGGGCCGCGGGGTTAAATAAAGCTGGCGGACACGGGCGCCCCGCGCGACGTGGCGCGCGGTGCGCCGGTGAGCGGAACGTGAGGCGGTGACGGGAGGTGAGGGTGAGCCGCGAGCGGAGGGGCAGCAGCGAATTGGGGGGGATGGGCggtgggcggggcggggcggggctcCCGCGGACGCGTGGACCGGCCTCGAAGCGTCGTGTTTTGGCGGGGACAGCGCGCCGGGCCATGTCGCGGTCCAGCGTGGAGATAGGGTGGCTGGATGCGCGACGCGTGTCCCCCGGAACATGGTTGCGGTTTGGACGGTGTtggctgtgtgtgtgtgtgtatgatcCACTCCACACCCACCCCGTGCTGTTGTACTCCGGGCGTGCGCATGAGATGCCGTCGAAATCATGCTGCGTTTGCGTGCGTGATTTTTTTTTGGCTTGATAGTAATTTGTAGTATTGGATCCTGTTTTTCGGCACTACTTTAACGGTACTTTTCATGTGAAAGAACAGCGTTTTTTTCTCGCAACAAATCAACATCAACATCAGCAGTAGCTAAATTTCAACCAAACGATCAAGGCCTTTGGTTTCTTATTATATCGGGTTAGAACCCTTTGACAGGTCTTCTAGAGAAGCTCTAGAACCAGTGGCGTAGCTAGGATCTAGAACAAGATTAGTCCATTTTAGATGTATAAAACTAAATTATAGAGTAGTCTATGTGTAATTTTTATAATTTTAGTGAGCTCATCTATTATAGTTTAACCTTAAACTAAATTTTACGGTGATCCATGGAGACATGGGCCACGTGTCCAACTAGCTAGCTCAGTCTAGAATTGTTTAGTTGACCCTAGGCAACCTTGTCTGGCATGAATTGTAACCGTAGGTGTCTGATTGTCTGGGATCAGAATCGCTGTCTGGGCAACAGGTTGATTAGAGGCTCCCAAACAAATACGCtctttagggtgtgtttggttccatggactaaattttagttcatgtcatatcgaacgttcggatgctatttaggagaactaaatatgagttaattataaaactaattacatagatggagactaatttacgagacaaatttattaagcctaattaatccaccattagcacatatttactgtagcacaacattgtcaaatcatgggctaattaggcttaaaaaattcgtctcgtaaattagccacaatctgtgcaattagttaatttttttgtttatatttaatacttcatgcatgtgtccaaacatccgatgggacagggactaaaatttttctgtagaaaccaaacacccccttatttgTAACTTCTACAATTTCTTGGGTGAGACCATcctaaatactttacatgaaaacGGTGTGTAAAATTAAAATCAAGCAAAAAATGATAAAGCCTTTTAGCCTACTAGCtgatctttttaaaaaaaaaatagactTTTCTGGCTTTATCCGTTTTGGGGAAACCGAAGCCAAGCCAAACGGAGGTCATATTTTAATAGAGAGCGAAGAAGACGAGAAGATTTTATTTGCATGCCGGTTCATGCAAATCTACATTGTTTAGCACGATTAAATTAATCATGTTTTTTGGACTTTATGTACTTTGCTCGTGCTTAGTTATTTGCATAGACTCTTATAATGATTTCCGTAGTGCTCAAAAGCGGACTTAATATTGTATTAGTTAGTGCAATAGATTTATCGTATTAGACAATGCAAGTCTACATGAGTAGATACGGATGCAGAAATGATATATTTTCATCCCTAAACATCCAATCGAAAATATGAGAACTCGGCTAGATCTTAAAGGTGATTATTATATGTAACAAAATGTAAACAACCAAACATGAATTTATCAAGTGTGTCTTGCCGATGCAGAAGTAGAACAACCAAGCGTTAAGGCGCCGGACACGTTTACACGGGTTTAGGTCATGATGTATAAGATGTAATTGGCGTGCCGATCATGCGATCAGCGCCGACCACCGATCATGCATGGTCCATTTCCATGCCCCCCATCTCTCCGTGACCGAGAAAATCAAGCACGCAGTCACGGAAAAACACTACAGATCACGCACGGCGACGACCGCTCTGAATCACTCGCCCATCTGATGAGGCCTGTTGTAGCCTGTTGCATCGCGTGACTTCGCGCCAACGAACGCCGGAACATGAATGGATATCCTATCCACACGAACCAAATCCAGAGCCCGATTGTTCTGAACATGACAAAAATCGTCTACGTCTATGCGGGAGCAAGAAGATCACGTGACACTTGACAAGTCCAGCTCTTCTTGCAAAGCAGCCATGTCCCGTGGTCCTCCAGCGACAGTTCTAGACACTTCCGCcgactttcttttctttttcttttttgtaatTTCTGGCTAGCGGCCTAGCACATTAtggcaaaaacaaaaacaaaaaacaaagaaaagaaaagaaacctccccaggaggaggaggtggtggtggatagCGTTCGGTTTGTGGTTGTCCGAACTCTAACAACGCACGACGCAAATGCGACCGGCCAGCATACGCCTCTGAAAATAGCAAACGGGAGCAAGTGGAGCCAAAAGAAAGCGTAGGAAATGGACGGAACGGGGCTGCGACGTTTGCGTTTATTGAGGGCTGGAGGCCAGATTTGGCGTCCTCGCACGCCTCTTTGCACGAAACGTGGGAGGCTGGCTGGCTAGGAGAGCAACCCGGCGGAAAATATCCTCTCGTCGCCATCCACCTGGCCTGGTGTCATCGCTCCCCCCATCTCAATTGGATTTCAAAAAATCTTCAACGCAAAAAAACTGGATAGGACTGGCTGCTCGTGTTTGTTTGAGGCTGAGATTTTAGAGTTTCAGAGGCTCAACCGCGCGGGTCAGGGTCAGAACGATCCCTGGTTCCAGGTGTACGTACGATATTTAAAACGTTTACGTATTTGTCGTAGTTTTGTAGCAGCTGTTGCTTTCGTTTGAACCGAAAGCGAGGGGTACACTTTCAGCTTTTTCAAGCTACCGTCTCTGTCCCAACCTATTTTGTAAAAGGAGAAGATAAATTTTATAAACTTTGACTAACAATTGTCGAAATAGTTTATGACAAGACTTACATTAGTAGATTTGTATTTAAAATGTCTCTGAATGATACTAATTCATTAGCAAGTGATACATATTTTAGGAAAAACTAAGGGCTAAAATTTGTGTGACTTTTGACGATCAAAGTAACGCTTATCATTTtttgttgttcctattatgatccACAAATCTTACTATTGTTCTCCAACCTCACTTATGAGTTTCTCTCTTACAGGCTATCTTATATGAGTTTACAATAAGGTAATgtgaaatactccctccattccaaactaTCAAATGTTTTTGGTTTTCCTAGACACATACATTTTGTTATACAATTAGATATACATACACTAAGTCTATATGCACAGTAAAAATAATGTACGTAAAAAATCAAAACGCTATATAGTTTGAAACAAATGGAGTATCATTTTTTCTTCACATGGTTTTCAAATGAGATACCAAAGATAGTGTGATCTACAAATAACATAAGGAGTTAAAACTTATGAGCCTATAGTTTTAGAAAGAGACGGAATCCACCACCCAGCTATCGTTGTGTTTATGTAAGGTTGGTGGGGTGCATAAGTTATCCTGTTACTTATGTCATACCATTTCCACCTCATTTTTCCTAAAATTTATACGGCATATTGGCAAAAAATTTATTTAAACAAATATTCAAGATTAGGGGGAGTATTGTGCGATGTCTCTCCAAAGAAACACTCTTCAATCTCAATAAAATCAAAGATTAGCTATAAGATTAGAATAGAGATTAACAACTGTCTTAGATGGTTAACGTTGCCACCAACGTATTCGGCACTTTCAGGACAAGCCACCCTTTCACATACATAAGATCAATACAAAATACAAGTTGTCCGTTCTTTCACTTATTTCAACTGCCATAAACAATAAGTAACCATATAAGCTCAAATCATACTGCAGGAGTCCACTAACAAAAGAGGACCAAACCAATCAAACCTGTAGAAAAACATTCAGAAACGCATCAAGATACAGACATCACTCAAAAGGATACGGGTG
It encodes:
- the LOC136449440 gene encoding beta-amylase 2, chloroplastic-like, with the translated sequence MMALNLAHQTGAAAAAVTVAPTAPRSAVVAAAATVATPSVSAGAAPAPALQMQTMTVDAAPAQPPDAVKPDLAMACQALVAESLPDEAEHADVAAELRSKAGVPVFVMMPLDTVRKDGNSLNRRKAVEASLAALKSAGVEGIMVDVWWGIAEADGPGQYNFNGYMELMEMARKTGLKVQAVMSFHQCGGNVGDSVTIPLPRWVVEEMDKDQDLAYTDRSGRRNYEYVSLGCDAQPVLKGRTPIQCYADFMRAFRDRFATFMGNTIVEIQVGMGPAGELRYPSYPESNGTWSFPGIGEFQCYDRYMLSSLKAAAEAVGKPEWGNAGPGDSGGYKDWPEDTGFFRREGGWSTEYGQFFMSWYSQMLLEHGERILSAATGVFTGSPGVKISVKVAGIHWHYGTRSHAAELTAGYYNTRQHDGYAPIARMLARHGTVLNFTCVEMRDHEQPQDAQCRPEALVHQVAAAAREAGVGLAGENALPRYDETAHDQVVATAADRAAEDRMVAFTYLRMGPDLFQPDNWRRFAAFVKRMSQPGAREACREQVEREAEGVAHATQPLVHEAAVELTH